One Stigmatopora argus isolate UIUO_Sarg chromosome 19, RoL_Sarg_1.0, whole genome shotgun sequence genomic window, AGCCCGCCGGCGATGCAGCAGACCCGCCCCCGGGCTTCGCCCAGCCCGCCGCCGGTCCTCCACGACCTCCAGCAGTCGGACGGCACCTCCTACGTCCTGCTCAACCTGGCAAAAGGTGGGTGGCGACATTGCACAATCTCAGTAAGACTGACATATATGTGAACGGCCGTGACGACGGCAGGCATCACGCCCTCTTCCGAGTCGCTCATCTTCGCCGCGGACGGAACTGGCGAGGACGAAGACGCGTCGACGGCGGACTACGGCCTGGAGGGCAGCGCCCCCTGGTACCTGCGGGTCCAGGAGCTGGCCCACGACAGCCTGATCGCAGCCACGCGTGCGCAGCTGGCGCGCGACGCCAAGGCCAGTCAGGACGCCAGAGCGGCCAacggtaactttttttttttctcctctccaATTTGTTTCCTTCTGCGATTGTTCCCCTCCCACAATGGCGCCCGTGACGTAACGCTGGGTTAAAAGCTGACTGACTCAAAAAACCCGCCGTCGAGTTGAAAGACGACGCAAACGCTTTTCCCAGCCAGTCGGGAGATCGCAAGCAATTTGTAAGCGCGTCTCGGTCCGAAGTAATAAACGCGCACGTAGCTGAGGCCTGGACCTGGACCATAAATATTTACAAGGGACGGCGGAGGTCATCTTTGAACTCCCCGTGAGGTTAGGGAAGTGCCCCCCGGCCAAACAAAGTTTACGGCACTCCTTGGCAAACATTTGGCCAAGTGCTTTCACGGACCACTACCACGTGTACCTTTAAATGCCACTGGAATTAagttttattcatcttattaaaTCCAAAAGGTGAACCGTTGAGTCATGCTGAGTGATATTGGAAAGAAATCTAATGGCGACTTCTCCAGCCGATCCGGCTATTTTAATTCAAAGTAATTCCCCTAGTCGGATTTACAAGCATGTCAACGTTAAGTCAAATAAAATACTAATGCAACAATGTGAGGGACTTGTTTTAAATTGGTCAAATCTGAAACCGTTAATCTGCTGgagtattttatttcttttaaataaatgttgatTACATTCATATACTCATTTGCGGCCCCCAAATTGACATTCAGTTGTGTTGCTCGCATTTATTGTACTGCATtgggacataaaaaaaatatattcatataaatcatttaaattaaattaatttgtattttacacCGTCAATAGCACTAAGAGGTGACCTTAACGTGACGGGCTTGTTTGTTGCCTAGGCGACCACGCGCACGATGAGCGACACGCCACGGCGGCGGTACCTTTGACGTCGTTGTCGTCTTCGTCGTCGCCGCGGGGCGGGCGTCCCCTGGCCGCCAGGCAGATCCTCCGCTGCTCTTTCGACGGCTGCTGCAGGACCTTCACGTGGCCGGCTCATCTCAAGTACCACCTGAAAACGCACAGGTGACAAAGATTTCATTTCAAAGCCTTTCTTCATATTAGCTCTTACTTTTGTGTCATCAATAAGCCTGGCGGGCCGTCAGGCTTTTCTTGCCCACAAGGTGTAAAGCGTATAGACACATTTTAAACGCGTCTAGTGAACCAAAAAAGAATCGAGTCTACAAATTTGAACTAAGCGGCCCTtgtgtatttacatttatttttttgcttactAAATTTCTTGTGACGTCACGTagcttaactctttggctgccgttgacgatCGGACGATCCCTCCCGGCCCCTCTCCTagttgaaatagattggacatctattgccgtcaacaTCACATTTGTTTTCCCATTATTCTAatgcatgcatactcccattgattatcGTTGATTAGCTACAGtgcgacaatgttgtcaaaagatctcagagaacgtttgtactttaaaaatggggatattactacaaatagcacagattttagtgtatttttacttttaaattgtgagtacgGCTCTGAAGGAGCAACATTTACTCATATGaattttttatggctctctccgtcaaaaaggttccctgCTCTAAAGTGACCACCGCCTCTGAAAGGCTTCCTCTACGGGACGCCAAATCACACAAAATGGAATGGCAAAATAAAAATTTCCACCTAATTATACGAGTCCCCCTTCGCCTGGCCGCTTGGCTTTTAACGGCTCGGACCAGAAATGAAACAGCGACGACGGTTCGGCTTTGTCGCCCCGAGCGTCgtaataaacaaacaataaacaaaagccGTGTTTTGTAAATTGTCCAATACGCGTTTAGCGCCCCCCGCGTGCCAATAAAAGGCCTCCTGCCAACGCTAATAGAACAATTTAGCTCCATATTGATCTGGGGCTTTTATAGGACGCGTGCCGCCGCTCCAAAAAAAAACCGAGTCTATCCCTCTGGTTTGTTTGTGGCGCCAGGAACGACCGCATGTTCCGCTGCGTGGCGGAGGGTTGCGGCAAGAGCTTCTACGTGCTCCAGCGCCTCCAGGTTCACATGAGGACGCACAGCGGCGACAAACCTTTCGTCTGCAAGGAGAGCGACTGCGGAAAGAAGTTCACCACGGCCGGAAACCTCAAGAACCACAGACGCGTGCACACGGGTGAGCCGGGAAAGTGACCGGTCGGCGACCCGCCGCCACTCATATTTTATTCAGCGCGACCTTCGGGTTATTTAACGGCACGTTCCGCTCGACTTCCTTCCGCCGGCGCCTGATTAACGGAGCGGCCGTCGTGCGCGGCTAGGACGCGTCTAACTTTTAATAGGATGGTAACAAGCCCTTAAAATATGGCCTTTATAGGAGGATTATTTTGTTCTCCGCAACATTGAGTTTTACGGACAAGCAATTTTTCCTTTAATGAAGTGTCCGTTGCATCTAAAAGCGGGATTAGTGGTATTAGAGGAGCGCTATTTAAGaatgttggcaaaaaaaaaaaaacgcactgCGGGATCAAAATACTATTTAACTGCAATACATTCTTTTCCGCAAACAAATTAGCATTAGCAAGGATGCGGACAGTGTAAAAATCCCAGAAAAGTCCACAAAGTATCTCCCatagaatttaatttaaaaaaaaaggtgtccCTTTAACGTCTATTGAAATATTCGGGCCATCTGACGAGTAAATCTTACATCTTAAGCAAGAGGTGCGCTTCCCCCATTTAGCAACTTcgtttgtatttgttttctccTGTAATAGCAACATATGTGTGGATTTGTGCTCATGCGTACGTGCATGTGTTCATGTGGTTTAGGTGAAAAGCCTTTTGTGTGTGAAGCAGATGGTTGTGGGCGCTCCTTTGCCGAGTACTCCAGTCTGAGAAAACACATGCTCGTACATTCTGGTCAGTCAACGAGTGGCGCCTACGCCTTTTCTAGGCTTTGTGTTTTAGACCGTGACTAAAAATTGAAACTccctattttttgggggggtgttttCTGTGTGTGTACCTTGTAGGCGAGAAGCCTCACCATTGCGGGATCTGCGGGAAGACCTTCTCTCAATCCGGAAGCAGGAACGTCCACATCAGGAGGCGCCACGGGGACGAGGGCCTCGCCGCCGAAAGCAGGGAAACGGGTCTGCGAGGCACAAACAACACACATTTAGCTGGACTACTTACGtaccaatccatttggatatCCTCGCCTCGATGACGTTTTTACAAAGGCCAGTGCGGCCGGGTTTTTCCGTTTGGAGATGGAATCAACTTTAAATGGGGTGTCACGCTTTCTCAGCCGTCACACCAAATGAGCTTTTCTCGCGCTCATTTATTTATCAGCACAAAAGCGTCACGCGGGATTGCCAGGCGGGCGGACGGGCCGGGGAAATGAGCGCTTAAATTCCGGCGTGCGCGCGCTAATTGAAAAAGATGTGCTTGAATTGGGATTTATTCTACAAGCGGCTGTGTGGGTTGAAACAATGATAGCAGACAGCTACAAGATGGAATTACAACAGCGGACTAAATGTGGGAACCAATTACATCGACGTCGGTGAATTCAAGTCTCCAGGGCCACGTAGATAGTTTAGTTTTTGAAGCATTAAGAGAAACTATGTCCACATTTTCCTTAATAACAAATGTTTTAATAGGGGAGGCGTTGACACGCAGCAGCCTTTTGGAGGCCGATAGCGAGAGCGCGACTAGCCTGGATGCCGTCAACCTCCATCACGCCATGCTCCGATCACAAGGTACGTTTTGAACTCTTCAAAACGATGGgtttttcaaatttccaaatttccTCACCTTTTTCGTCTCTTACGATATACGCTGCaagtatgatcatttttttacagtgttcGAACTTACGTCTTTTCGTTACTGTCCTCCCCTCTAGGTTCCGAAGACTCCGTGACCGTTCTGTCTCCTCCACACCAACTGGTCACCATGACGACAGAAGGCGCCGCCTACGGAGACGTGGTGGCGCTGCTGTAAAAACCAACGCCGTGGAGATTTGTACATATTTGACGGGGACGattgttttttggggaggcgTGTCAAAAAGGGTCCCAAAGAAGATACGAGACGGGTTTTTACGGAAAGATAACATTTATGTCGTTACCTCTGCAAACATGTTTGTGTGACATGCAAAGAgtggtgaattttttttccacgtgCTGCGCCTCATCCGCCTCTTCGTTCTCTTGGGAATATGTGGAGGTTTTTAAGGTGGTCCAAGGCGGCCCCCAAAGCCCAACTTGCCTCCGCGTTCTTCACTTTCTTGCTCAGCTACCAACACAACAGATAACCAAATAACTCAAATGcctttttgtatttattcagataattaaaaaatatcttttccCTGAATTTTCAAATTGTTTCGACTCAAGTATTTTGTTCGTAAGAAGGCTTCTATTCACTGCTTTTTGTAAAGGTAAAATGGCCTCCGgtcccaaaaataataataatgtgaataCTTTTTGTGGTAATATCACTTTACTTTTTTGTATGATTTTAGTCATTTGTTGCCTCAATtcatcaaaaaatgttttatttaaaaaatataagtatacacatttttctcttgtattattattattattttttttaacattttcccaacTCTTGAGCCACTTTCCCTGAAACAGgcttaaaatgcatttaaatattttcatcaCACTAACTGTTTTCTAAATTTAAACAATATGAAGTAGTTTGACAAATCCAATTCCTCCCTAAAATATTCAATCAAACTTAGGAGTAGCTTTTTACAACTATCCGCCACTGTCCATAaagactactttttttttccaactttgaaaAGTGTGTTACGCTGTGGCCCACCTCCATTGGTCACTCACCTGCAGTCGTGCGTTGTCCTTAAAGCCCAAACCGTCAGTGAGCAGACAGCTGATGTACGTCAAGTCCAAACACAGGAAAGGACTGACAGTAAAGATTCCATTCCTCGCCTCCTGACacactaaaaaacaaacaattcattaattatgtataaatatattccCTGTGATATCAACTCACCTTCCTTGGCTCTCCTCCTGAAGTCTCGGACCTCAAGCTGTCCTCCGTCGACCTCGTCTGCAACGAGTAAGCGCTCAAAaaccgcaaaaaaataaaaatgtacaaaatgtttACGTACCGATTAGGTGAGCATCCACAGCACGGTCAAAATAATAAGCAAAAGCGTAGAAAAGTGTTTTTTGCGCtccaagatgatgatgatgatgaaaaacCCCTTTGACCGTCTTTAAAACGTCTTCGTGACATGCCTTGTATCCCGAAGCACCTGAACACACCACAAACTAATTCATTAATCGAGGTTGTCATGGtgaacttttatttatttttttcatcctccAAGCAAGCTTACCAGCTGTCTCACCGCTCACTTGGTAAGTTTCTCCTCCAAAAGTCCACACGTCTCGGAACTTTCCGGGTAGACAAGGACTTTTGAAATCTGGGAGAAGATCAGTGTGTCattggtgacattttttttcggcTGCTCGTAatgatattttgaaaataaacaagCGGTACCGCGGCGGCGTAACGTGGAGAGACGCGCGGCCATCAGTCCGTTGCCAAGGTAACTGCAAGAACAGGCAAtccagtattaaaaaaaacaggcctcCATGACTCACCCAGAAGAGATTTCATTGACATTTTCATGGCACAACGtccatgtttgtttttccaaaaattAGTCCGTGACATTTCGAAGCATCAATATATTGTCACGAGAAGATAATTTGATTGTAGTATGATTGATTATTTTGGTTTTTACCTGTGAGTGTACAGGTGAAAAGTGTAGTTGAGCAGGTCTATTCTGACAAGGTCCAcacttggattggatttttcaaCACTGGAGAGGtcctacacacacatacatacgcacACTTAATATACATGCtcttttgtaagaaaaaaagcctatgttgttttttaagaaataaagccttactatgctatgtcgttttttaaagaaaaaagccttactatactatatcgttttttaagaaataaagccttactatactatgtcgttttttaagaaataaacgccttactatactatgccattttttaagaaataaatgccttactatactatgtcgttttttagggaaaaaagccttactatactatgttgtttttttaggaaaaaaaaagcctatgtcgttttttaagaaataaagccttactatactatgtcgttttttaagaaataaatgccttactatatactatgtcattttttaagaaaaaaagccttattatactatgtcgtttttagggggaaaaaagccttactatactatgtcgttttttaagaaaaaaagcctttgtcatttttttaagaactaaagccttactgtattatgtcgtttttttaagaaaaaaagcctgtcggtttttaagaaataaagccttactatactatgccattttttaagaaaaaaagccttactatactatgtcgttttttaagaaataaagcctatggcgtttttttaagaaataaagccttactttactatgtcgttttttaagaaaaaaagcctatgtcgttttttaagaaataaagccttactatactatgtcgttttttaagaaataaacgccttactatactatgccattttttaagaaaaaaagccttactatactatgtcgtttttttagggaaaaaaagcctgtcgttttttaagaaataaagccttactatactatgtcgtttttaagaaataaagccttactataccatgtcgttttttaaagaaaaaagccttattatactatgtcgttttttatgtaaaaaagccttacaatacatgatcattttgtaaagaaaaaagcttaccATTCATGGTctacttttctattttttttgctatctCATGTTTCCATTTGCATCTTACATCCCAGACCTCTTTAGTCACTGAACATTACCTCGCAAATGATCACGCTTcaattaaaagaagaaaaaaggactCTGACCTTAGGCAGGAAGGTGATCTGCGTAGATGCTCCCCCCAAATCCAAGATTCCTAGCTTCTGGTCCTCGTGCACATGAAGGTGACCTGGAAACAAGTTAGCTCCATTAGATGTGCTCTTCAAAGGACACACGTGTGCGAGCCAAAAATATCATGGACTCCCAGGAGAGCGGCAGCGGTAGAACATACCACACAGGAAATTCACCGTTACCCACGCCAGGATTCCTACATTTGAAAGCATGGGGAGAAGATCTTAACTGTCATCGATAACGTCCTCTCGAAGCCAAGTGCGCCACCTTCGCTAATGCCGTCCATGATGGTCACGCCATCGTCCGGGACCAGGAACGGCGATTCGTTGAGCACGCGCCGCACCTGCAGGAGGAAtgttaatattttaatatatctTTTGGGATAAACATTTAGTTCTCATACttaattaatttcttttttctcaGTTGCATAATGCTTGGCACATCTGCTTCAAATCCAAGTTGTAGCCTTTGTTCGTCAAATTTGCCATTGTCGTGAGCCTCACCTGACGTAGGAGAGTCCGGGCTTTCTCGGCGGACATGAGTCGAAGCCCCGCGGTAGCTCTCAGCATGACCGGAGTGTTTTTCCACAGCGCACGAGGCACGGTGCTCTTGGCCACCTTCAGCAGCATTTTCACGGAGTGCCCCGccttcaaaatgacaaaaaaaaggcttCTAATTACTTGTCAAGATGTTTGCATGGAAGCATCTACTCACCGAATCAGGGGAGCGGATGTGCGCCGACAAACCGGGCTTCGCCGACTGGAACGTTTCATTTTCTAAAACTGGCAACGCCTCTGCAAGAAACAGTTGAAGTGCAATAAGAAAAAGTCCAACAAATGTTTGAGGATTTTCTAACAGTCTAgactctagagcaggggtgtcaaaccaagtttggttggtgatcagatctcatgtgggcctgaccattttagatttaatatttagatgtctttttttaataaatggattaaaagaactggattaaaagccctgaatattcagtttttttatatttttatagtattttttagcttttttaaaatatatttttagattttacaagatgatttttgaactaaaaacacagaaaaaattgataaaaaatgacaattattgatttaaaaggggggaaaaaaatcaggaaatttaatatacatctatactcttcattttaattttatcctaaaacagaaagtcggcactcatgatttactttcccgggccacacaaaatgatgcggcgggccagatttggcccccgggccgccactttgacacatgtgctctagagtATTTATTTAACTATAACCCAAAATGTATGTAttaaaatttttgtattttattagattttggtcatatttcctgttatttgggattttttcatTCCAGATCACATACAATTTTAAACACACTAACATATAGAATATAAACATATTTAACATATTTGTTGTAAtatgtatgttttccatattcctattctattttctaatcaattttttcttttgtacacGATCTCTACTTTTTATCATATCAATAGTATTTCATATTATTCTCTTGTAGTTTTTCAAACGTTTTGGATGGTTGCAAGTCGTTATCAGTAGAATATTGTATTGTTAGAATTTTGCATTTTGTTCAATATATTCAATCcttcaaaaaaaatggtataCATCCAAACTAAAATGTGTGTTTGATTTTTCATAGTCGATAAACAATCAAAAGACCTGCATGGCTGCGACTGAAGGAGTAGACGTGGATCCGCGTCCCCGTGCTGCCGGCGTCAAACATGACGGCGTAGGAGACCCGGCTGAGATTGGCCGGACGGACGTCCCCGCACTCCTCCACCCGAGCATTGACGGCGAGCACCAGCATGATGGGCACCAGGAGCAGCTCCATCTTCAATCTAAAGGAAGAAGACCAGACATGCTACATTTAACCTACTTgacttgaaaatgtcttttttttctctgctgACTTTGTTACATGTCTGACACAAAATCTGTTAACCCTTTGTTAACCCTTGAATGACAGGAGATGACATTAGTCAGCGTGAAGCACAACGGGGGGCCGACAGCCGATTGCGCTAGCTTCAAATCAATGCAAAGTCCCGCTGAGAACACCATCTCGTCGGATTCTGCAGCTCCGGTTACGCTTTGCAGTGCAGCTCATTTTGTAGGTCACATTGTAACATTATTGACGTTGGCACAAGCGCAAAATCAtgaactgccattgacggcgctagacgtccaagccattttgactggcagtaAGTGATTGTCACAGACAGGActggtttaatttaatttaaattttctcccaaattaatctctgaaattgcataattttgagtatGTGTACTGCTAAAATTGACACACCTTGTCTTGAAATTATGAAAACTTTATTTAcagttacaaaaaaagcattatGGGGGATTACATATTGTACTTGTGGAGTGAAGTGTTTTTAATGCTGCtactatatttcattttttaaattatgagctATACGGTGctgttatttttacttttgagaGTATTTTTGAGGGTTTAAAGCGCTATGGACACACGGAAGTCACCACTGCGTCGTCACTcttgttttgaattgaattatcgTAATGCTTAGACCAAGCGGTCAGACTATTTTGAGAGTCCGCTCATTTGACCACAAAACGCGAATGTCAGCTGGTTTGACCGCAGTTCTAATTTAAATACTTTACTATAAGTCAAAAGACGTTTCGATCTCCCCAATCcagggaaaataaatgaaatgaatacacCATAATGCCTGTAATGCtcatttcaaaaacaaacaattgctTAATTACAAGGGTTCGTTTACAGGTGTTGATATCGGGAAAACAGTATGTTTTTAGCGAGCGAAATATACATACGTTAAAATCCAAAAAGACGCGAACGTCCGCTGGCTTGACCGCAGTTCTAATTTAAATACTTTACTATAAATCAAAAGACGTTTCGATCTCCCCAATCCaaggaaaataaatgtaatgaatACCCCATAACGCCTGTAATGCtcatttcaaaaacaaacaattgctTAATTACAAGGGTTTGTTTACAGGTGTTGATATCGGGAAAGCGGTGTTTTTAGCAAGcgaaatatatacatacgttAAAATCCAAAAAGACAACGGAAAAGAATTCGTCATGGGTTTAAAGACTAAAGTAAAAGTGGACAGACGCCGAATGTATTTCGCCAGTCTGAAGTCCAAAAAAGGCAAACTTGTATTACAAACTTTTCGCAAGCTAATTCGTCAACGAGCTAGCTAACGAAAACACTTGAAAACAACAAATCGAAATTCATAACAACAAAGTCCAAACGACAAATACTGCTTCCTAAAAACAAGGCAGTGATCATATAAGTAAGCAAAAGCcagaatataaatataaaaaagaaacatgactGAGTCTTACCATGATGCTCGTCCCGAATCCTGAGTAACGGCTAGCCCCTGTGACGTCACGTCATGTCAAATTAGGCACTGGACGTTACATTGTCATTCACCATCGATTCACCTTATTGCTGCTTGCTTACACGCcgaaataatttgaaaatattcctaaatatgtttttgggattAACACGAATAAGGAGTATGTACATCTTCCGTTCACACTACACGGGCATCAATAGTATCCTGTGATTAGCTGGGCTGTCAAATCAGCTGGGCGTGTCTCCCTAATGAGGAAgagcagtaatccctcgaatatcgcggatcaTTTAGAGCAGACATGGATAACCCTACTAATgatgactatatatatacaaaataccaaatatatagaaaatggACGCATGGATTTACAATACAGTAATGGAATAACCTAACTTATACagtaaatgaaataataaagaaacatgaaatataataaaatactgAATCCAGGCTGTCCAAAGAGACAACAcagcaataaaaatgaataaaccacTACATTTTATTGCCATTGAATGTCACTGTGTTTTAAACAAGATGTGGAAAGTATCTCACGCATTTCGTGGGAGAAGTACACCTACATACATCGTGTTTTGACATGTGTGCGGTGCAGCTCTCGTCGGCGGAAGACGTCTTGTTGACTCCTCAGAGGTTCATCTTGATATGCGATTGCCCCTGCAGGCTTAAGGAACCAAAGCAAACAGACTCAGAAAAGGATTACACGCATCGCACGGAATCTATGAGGAGCGAAAAGAGTTTCTTCATAGGAGGCGGGTGGATTTCGACTTTGTTTGCTTGCCAGCCTTTGACAAATCCCACCTACCAAATCAGTTTTCTACATTTAATGAAAAAGAGCCCTCCTCCGTTCCCGTGTCATGTTTTGTCTTAAGGCACAGTCAGTGAAGGCAGCGGAGGAGAATTAGCGTCCCATCGTCGGCATGGTGACGGCCGGGCTCGTGACGGTGGCGTCCTCGGCTTTCCACTGCGACGTTACGGTCTTGATCTGCGTGTAGAACTGGATTCCCTGCGGATAGAAATGGATCGTGACAATTTTTTTGCTGCtatgaaaatggaaaatggaCCATTTCTGAGACTTTACTAGCCTGT contains:
- the znf410 gene encoding zinc finger protein 410 isoform X1 — its product is MLSDELDSKPELLVQFVQNASIPLAQGLEEPETKNPCLPLLTPVGSSLCGHLHLTDGTLSPPPESSSSLSELGRVSERSPPAMQQTRPRASPSPPPVLHDLQQSDGTSYVLLNLAKGITPSSESLIFAADGTGEDEDASTADYGLEGSAPWYLRVQELAHDSLIAATRAQLARDAKASQDARAANGDHAHDERHATAAVPLTSLSSSSSPRGGRPLAARQILRCSFDGCCRTFTWPAHLKYHLKTHRNDRMFRCVAEGCGKSFYVLQRLQVHMRTHSGDKPFVCKESDCGKKFTTAGNLKNHRRVHTGEKPFVCEADGCGRSFAEYSSLRKHMLVHSGEKPHHCGICGKTFSQSGSRNVHIRRRHGDEGLAAESRETGEALTRSSLLEADSESATSLDAVNLHHAMLRSQGSEDSVTVLSPPHQLVTMTTEGAAYGDVVALL
- the LOC144064213 gene encoding ectonucleoside triphosphate diphosphohydrolase 5-like, with amino-acid sequence MELLLVPIMLVLAVNARVEECGDVRPANLSRVSYAVMFDAGSTGTRIHVYSFSRSHAEALPVLENETFQSAKPGLSAHIRSPDSAGHSVKMLLKVAKSTVPRALWKNTPVMLRATAGLRLMSAEKARTLLRQVRRVLNESPFLVPDDGVTIMDGISEGILAWVTVNFLCGHLHVHEDQKLGILDLGGASTQITFLPKDLSSVEKSNPSVDLVRIDLLNYTFHLYTHSYLGNGLMAARLSTLRRRDFKSPCLPGKFRDVWTFGGETYQVSGETAGASGYKACHEDVLKTVKGVFHHHHHLGAQKTLFYAFAYYFDRAVDAHLIDEVDGGQLEVRDFRRRAKEVCQEARNGIFTVSPFLCLDLTYISCLLTDGLGFKDNARLQLSKKVKNAEASWALGAALDHLKNLHIFPRERRGG
- the znf410 gene encoding zinc finger protein 410 isoform X2 produces the protein MLSDELDSKPEGLEEPETKNPCLPLLTPVGSSLCGHLHLTDGTLSPPPESSSSLSELGRVSERSPPAMQQTRPRASPSPPPVLHDLQQSDGTSYVLLNLAKGITPSSESLIFAADGTGEDEDASTADYGLEGSAPWYLRVQELAHDSLIAATRAQLARDAKASQDARAANGDHAHDERHATAAVPLTSLSSSSSPRGGRPLAARQILRCSFDGCCRTFTWPAHLKYHLKTHRNDRMFRCVAEGCGKSFYVLQRLQVHMRTHSGDKPFVCKESDCGKKFTTAGNLKNHRRVHTGEKPFVCEADGCGRSFAEYSSLRKHMLVHSGEKPHHCGICGKTFSQSGSRNVHIRRRHGDEGLAAESRETGEALTRSSLLEADSESATSLDAVNLHHAMLRSQGSEDSVTVLSPPHQLVTMTTEGAAYGDVVALL